CGTTTTCGCGCCCCGTTTCGGTGTCGTACACGCGAATGTGCCGCGCATGCCCGGTGCCGGCGCCGTACGCCAGCTTCCCGCCATCCGGCGACCACGCGGGCGCGTAGTTCACCGGGTCTGCATGCGCGATTTCGGGACCCGCCGAGCCGTCCGCGCCAACGATTCGGATGCGCGCCGCGCCGTCATCCGATTCCGAACCAAAGGCCAACCTTGACCCATCCGGCGACCACACGGGCGCGCCATCCCACGGGCCCGCGCCCACGGTGCGCACCGCGCCGGTAGCTGCATCCACTACGCAGACAACGCGCTGCCCCGCATCGGTTTGTTGAACGAATGCGACTGTCCCGCTTGGACCCTGCGCGATCGCGAGACCCGCCACAAGAAACAGAATTCCCATTTGGCGGAGTCTACCATGTACCGGCTCCGGCACACGAGCGATCACCGGGCGTAATCGCCGGGGACTGGCGCCGTCCTTCGCTCAGGCTCTGCGGCTTGTCCTCCATAGCTCTAGCGAAGGAGGAAGCGAAACACGGTGCCTGTCCCTCCCTGCAAGAGGGCCGTCCAGCTTCCATGCCGGGCAGAATCGTTACATCTCGACGAGCATCCTGGGCTCGAGCAACCCCAGCAATCGTAGGATTATGCGAATGAGCAACAGCAGAATATCCAAGATCGACATGGCATGTTCCTCCAATCCTTGTAACGCTTTGCCGCAATCCGAATTCTGGCGCGCCCTGCTACCAACCGCCCCATGCACCCTCCTCGGGCGGTGCGGCGCCACCGTTCAGTATGCCCCACAACCGTCTCCTCCGCAATAGGAATTTCGCTGCGATAGTGTTTCCATTCGAGGCCTCCGCGCCATCGTGATTCACCCGAACGGCAGCAATACCCACCGCACCTACGTCGAAAACAGACCTTTAGAACTTCTAACTATAATGACGTCTTTGCGTTTATCCCGAAGGGGTTTCGGCGCGCAGCCCAGGGTTGGCCCGCCGAAGTCGCTCCGACGTAGGCGGGGCTACCCTGGGTGCCAACCACCCCCCATCGGGGAATGTACCTGAAGGGGTTTCGGCATTAATGTTAGAGAGTCCTAAGTCTTCCTGCCCGTGGTGATGTGCAATATGAGATTTCAAATCTGAGATTGCATTTTCATGGTTCCTGGGTACCCAATAGGGCATGACGATTATTCCGATACGCCTTAGCCAAATGAAGCCGATCGCACACGTCGGCCCCCCCCGTTGCCTGCGCGCATGGCGCCGCCAATCGGCGGATTCTACGAGACCTGTTGAAACGGAACCACGGAGTTCTGCCCTCCGCAAACACGTTGGGACAGCAAGAGTTCGCATTGTATTCAAACGGATAATTCTGCGTAGTCTCGCCCTCGCGATTCGCGAAAAGGCCACGCCACAACCCGAATTCGTGTGGTAAAATATCGCCGCGTTGTGTGTGTCTTGTGCGTGTAAATGGGTGATGTGCGGACGATGATTCAGCAAAGTGACGCGTCAATGTCTCGTGGCGGGGGCGCCGGGACCGCCGCCGATAACGCGGGCCCCGCGCGGCGCGCTGCATCTGGAAAAAGCGCCGCAAGAGAGTGGAAACTCGTCGGGCGCGTGCGCTCGAACTTCATTGATCAAATGAAACAATTCGAGTATTGCCCCGCGGACATCACGTACAACGTCTACGATCCGGAGGCGCACTGGTTCGCGAAGGAGTTCGGCAAGGCGATGGCCGAGGCCGGTTGGAACGTGACTGTGACTCCCGAGTCGAAGAATGCGCCAGGGATCAAGATCCTGACGAAGTCCAGCGCGCTTCACGCGGAAGAAATCACGTCGGTCGTCAAGTGGCTGCGGACTGCCGGCCTGAACGCGAAAGTGCGCGTCCGCTCGGACCTCGAAACCGAAGCAATCCAAATCTCGATCGGTTCGATTAACGCGGCCGCGCGCGAACCGTAACGCACGTTCTCTGCGCGCCGGACCGGTTCATCGCGCTCTCCCGGCGGCGCGATCCATGCGATCGCGCCAATCCGTCAGGAATCGTTCGCGCCACGCGTTTACGGTTTTCGCGCCCGGATATTTCCCCTCCTGCAACGCGGCGTCCTGCGAATCGGTCCAGTAGTTCGGACCGTGGTCCGTCTTCACGAAACTGCCGCCCCAATGCGGCGCGGCAGGATCGTTGGGATCGCCCGAGAGCAGATACAACACGGACGGCGAATCGCCCATCTTGATCGCCCCGAGTTTTGTGACGAGAAAATCGCCGAGCGCGCCGTGTCCGCGCACATGCGTTTCGAGGAAACTTTTGTTGCCCCACTCGCCCTCCTGATTGCCGCCCACGTACATGCCGCGAAACGTCGTGTCGGATTCGATCCACCAGAGATCGATGTGCTCGCGAAAGAGGTAGTCGCGGGCAGCGCGATCGTTGGACGTGTTCCACGACCCGATCGAGTAAACGCGCAGATTGCGTTTGATGGCCGGATCGTCGTGTACCGCCTGTGCGACGTCCGTGATCGATCCCCACACAAGCACGTAGAGCGGGCGCGCGTCGCCCGCACCGGCGCGCGCTGCAATCCATCGCGAGCCTTCGGTCGGTTGACTAAAGCCTTGTTCCGGCGCCGGATCGATCGCGCCTTGTTTGACGACCGCGCGCAATTGGCCCGGCGACGGATACGCGGTCGACCATTGAACGAGGTTTGGGTAGTCTCGTTCGTAAGCATCGACGGTCTTGTGGATGTGCGTGGCGCGGCCTTGTTTCGGCGGCGACGAAATCAGGCCCTCCACGTCGAACAGGTCCGCGTATACGAGAAAGTGGACCATCGATTGAAAGTCGTCGGGGTCCGATCCGCCGATGTCGGTCGACACGATAACGCGGCAACGATCGCCGTTCACTGCGCCACGTTTGAGGATCGGAAGGACGCCGGCGTGTGCCGCACACGCGACGACCCAAAGTGCGCACGCGGCGGCGACGTAACGGAGCGGCGACGCGCGGCGAACACGTCTTCCGTCCCAATCTGAAACCAAGCGCCTTGTTGCGTTCGCGCGCCCCCGGCTATTCAGTATGCAATAAAATAAGGGTTGCGTATCAACTCGATCAGTCTCAGCAAAAACTCGATTGGGTTTTGCAGAATCCATACAATGAACTCCCAGCGCGACATCGGTACCGGCACATCTTCATCCCACCACATATACTTTTGCATTGTTCGCGTCGCCTCCTGCTCATACTATGCGAAACGTGCGGGGTAGATTAGAATGAATTGAGACGCTACGCAGTTGAATTTTCGTGCTCGTGCTCGTGCTCGTGCTCGTGCTCGTAATCGTAATCGCGCACTCGATTTGCAGCGAATCCTACGGGACATGACGGCTACGACATATCTCAAATTGCTCTTACACTGCCAATCGCAAACTCATTTTGCCTGCGGCTCCGCAAAGTCGTTGTCGTGCACGTTGCACGTCTCGATACGGTCCTGGTTGCGGTTGTTGAAGTTCATGGGAGTGGGCACGTTGTAGACGCGGTTGTTGCGCACTTCGATGAAACCGCTGCCTTCATCCAAATAAATCCCGCCCGGCCAGCCCTTGTTGTCGTGAATGTGATTTCCCTCGATGATTGTACCAGGCTGGTTGCCCAACGTGTAGATGCCCCCGCCGTCAAGACGTTTCTGCATCACGCGATATATGTGGTTGTTCGCGATGCGGTTGTCGCTTGCGGGCGTCGGCGATTCGTAGATGTATGGAATCGGATACGTCGAGCCGCCCGCGTCTTCCTCGCCCCATCCCCAACCGATAGAAATCCCGCTGTATGGAAGATCGTGCATTTCATTTCCGATGATCTCGACTTTTTGCACGTAGCCGGCGAAGACGGCGACGCTGTCCTCGTACTCGCTGCCGATATTGTGAATCCTGCAATTCTCGATGCGGATGTTGCGCACAACGTGTTCGTCGTCCAGCGGATGGTGCGCATACCGATTCACGTCGCCGACTTGTATCGCACTGCCCCCGATATCGAAAAACGTGCAGTTGCGAATCGTCACATCCTGCGTCGCGACATCGCTTGCTTTCTGCGCGGCGTCGAGATTGAGCGCCGCGCCGCCGATGCGCGTGAACGTGCAACCGTCGAATACGATGTCGCTCGCGGCGCCGACAACAATGGCCGCGCGCGGTTTGATGTATTCGTTGTGAAGATTGACCAGATAGCCGTCGCGCTCGTAACTGTTCTCCGTGGTGATGACGAAGTTCGCCTGCACGTCGGCGTGACCGCCGGTATCGGGATCGTTCGCCGCGGCTTCCGCGAACGTGATGCCCTCGAAACGAATATGATGCGCGCGCTCATCCGACCGCCCGCCGATATGCAGCAGTTCGTCGTTGCCGGTGATCACGGCGCTTGCCGAGGTCATGTCTTCGCCGGCGCGCGGCATGTAATACACTGCGCCTGTGGACGCATCGGCGTACCACTCGCCCGGTTCGTCGAGCACTTCGATCGCGTTCTCGATATACGCGGGCATTTCCGCGCGCACGCCCTCTTTGCGGGACATCAGCATGAACGCGGGCATTCGCATGCGAACGCGGGCGCGACCATCGGGATCGGCGGCGATCGCGGCAACGTCGCACGTCATGTGCGACCACGAATTGAAGAAGCCGAACACAATCTCGGAAGGATTCCTCCACTGCGCCATTTCTCCATTCGGGACGATGAAACCCGCATCTGCGTCAATCGCTTTGAGATTGCCGTAGCGCTCCGCGCCTTCTGGGAAGGGGCCGCGCGCGCGTTGTGCCCGAACATCATTGACGAACAGTTGCCGAACGCGTTTGCCGTTGAGGGGCGCGCGCCAGCGCCCGTGCTCGTCCTCCGTCCAATTCTCGATTCTCGTACCGCGGCTGATCACCGGCTTCGCGCCGGAAGCCGCGCGGAAGATGACGTTGTGGCCGTTCGCGCCGCTGCAGGACTCGTCAAGCAAAAACGGCGTGTCGATGGAGAGCGTGCCGTCGGCAATCTCAATGATGATGTCGCCTTGCATGTCGGTATTGTTCGTGCGAATGGCCTCGAGGGCGTTGCGGAGTTGCGCTACGCCGTCCGGCTCAGGCTGGATTGTCGCGACAACGTTCTCGGTCGCGGCGTACGCACAAAGTGCCGCCATGAACCACCACGCGACAGTGCTCGGCATTCGGAACGCTTTCATTATCGTACCCCTCCGCGTCCTTGGGGACTGGCACCGGTAGCAGTATCGCATCCGACAAAGCATTGGTTCGCGCGCACCACCGCTGACTATTCTCTTTCGTCGCGCGAATTCGATGCGCCCTTACTGCCCGGTATCAAATCGGTCTTCGTTTAACATAATGCCGTCGACCGAGTAATGTTGCGCGGCTAGCACCGGCTTTTCGTCTTCGCGATTGACAGTGACGGAAAGAAATCCCCCGATGACATTCAGATACTTATGTTCCGGCCGCTTGTCGTCCTTCGGCCAGCCGCCTGCATGCGCATCGCTCGCGGGGCCGCACGAGTATTCGCGCAGGCCGGTGACGGGATCGACCGAGACATACTGCCAATGCCGATCCCCGCAGACGACGACCATGTTTCTCTGTGCGGCCATAAACGCGCGCAGTTCGTCACCCTCGTGTTTGAAGCCCGCGTTCGCGTGATTGTCGTTCTTCGCGGACCGATCCGGGCCAACGATCGGCGTCGGACTCACCAACACGCGAAACGCCGCGTCAGATTCTGATACCGTGCGCTTGAACCATTCCTTCTGTTCTTTGCCCCAAATCGTCTTGTCCGGTCCGTCGGGCATGTCGTTCGGACTGCGGAAGTCGCGCCCTTCGACGAACCACACCTGCAGGTCCTTTCCCCAGCGCACCGTGCGATACGTCTTCTCGCCCATCGGCACCTGTTCGAGAAACACCGCCTGCCCTTGCGCAAACGTGAAGTCGCCCATGAACTTCGACTCCATCGTCGGCCAGCAATCGTTTTGCCATGTGTCGTGATCGTCCTTGATGAAATAGCTCGGCACCTGCTTGTGAAACTCGACATTCGTCGGCAGGCTGTACATGCGTTGCCAGTGCCACCGCGCCAGCGGCAGCGACTTTGCCAAAACGTCATAATAGAGTATGTCGCCGGTGTGTACGAAGAAGTCGGGGTTGAGTTTCAGCATCGCCGCGTACATGCGGAAACCGTCCGGCGCGTCCTTGTCGTTGTACTCCGTGCCGGTCGTGACCGTAAAGGTCACGGGCACCGTAGCGTTCTTCGCCGGGGCCGTTTTGAACCGCGCAGAAATCGACGACAACGGTGACGTACCATCCATTGCCCGGGCGTCGACGCGAAGCTCGTATCGCGTATTCGCCTTGAGGTTTTCCAGCTTGATTTGGTTAGTGAAATCGCGTTGGGAATCGACCGATTGCCAACCCGTTTCGGTCCATTCGCGCAGCCCTTGTTCACGATATGCAACGCGCATTTGACCGGCATGCCCGGGTGCAGCGCCGTCCAACTCGTCGACGGTGACGCCGTTTGGAAACTCAACGACAGGCGCACGATTTCGGCCGGTATCTTCCTCCGAGGTTTCACCGGTTCGCGGATCGCGATATTTTACGATTGGGTTTGGCCCGCCTTCGGCGATGCGATCCTTAGTGGACGTCAATCGCGTCCAAACGATCGCCGACGTGTCCGTCACTTCGCCAATCTTGACGCCCGTCGCCAAATACGGACCGTTGTGTTCGACCGCCGCGGCAGCTACGAACAAAGCAAGCAGCACGATTCGCATGATCGACATGTCTCCCCTGCAGATTCGACCGTTCAATATACCGATTCGCTATGCAATTCGATTCAACTATGCCAATAGATACAACGCCATGGCCCATTCGTGCGCGTGCTCGTAATCGTGCTCGTAATCGTAATCGAATTCTCGATATCCATTAGAAGACCGTCTCGATTCAGCAGCCACTATATTCTTGAATACGCAATACCCCCAAACCATCGACCTATCGTTTCGCGCCGATTGCGTCGGCCCATTTATTCCACCGCGCGAGCATCGCCTCAGCGCGTCTGGGTTCCTTGCGCTTGAGATCGTTCAGCTCGGTGCGGTCTGCTTCGAGATTGAAGAGTTCCCAATCGCGGTTAACCGCCGACACCAACTTCCATTTGCCCTCGCGGATCGCTTTGCTGCCTTCGTGTTCCCAATAAAGGTGTTCGCGCTGCTCGCGCTTCTTACCGCGGAGAATCGGCGCGATGCTGCTGCCGGGCAGTGGCGCGAGGGAGTTCCCTTCATACGAATCCGGGTACGCCGCATCGGCGAGATCGAGACACGTCGGCATAAGGTCGGTGACATGCGCCACCTGCTTCGTGAGTTCGCCGTGCTGACGAATCTCACCCGGCCATCGCGCGATGAGCGGCGTGGCGATGCCGCCTTCGTGCGTCCAATGCTTGAACATGCGGAACGGCGTGTTGCTCGCGTTTGCCCACGGCCGCTGATACGCGAGGAACGAACCGCGTTCGCCCGCGCGCGTGCCGGGCGTGTGCAACGGCGAGTCCAGGACCATTTCATGGCAGCCGCCGTTGTCGGAAAGGAAAAGCACGAGCGTGTTGTCGTCCGCGCCCGTCTTCCGCAACGATTCCATCACGCGGCCAATCCCCTGATCCATGCGATCGATCATAGCCGCGTACACGGCCATGCGCAGCGCGCGGTCTTCCCTATCGGATACGTCGGCCCACGCAGGCACTTCCGGATCGCGCGGCGACAACGGCCACTTCTTGTTCACGATACCGAGTTCGATCATGCGTTCGTGACGCCGCGCGCGCAGTTCGTCCCAGCCGATGTCGTACACGCCGCGGTACTTCTCGATATCCTCCGGCCACGCATGAATGGGCCAATGCGGCGCGGTGTACGCGAGATAGAGAAAGAACGGCTGCTCGGCGCTGCTGTGTTCCTCGACGAACTTCACCGCGTAATCCGTAAACGCGTCGGTCATGTAGAACGTATCGCCGCTCGGCACGTAGGACTCGTCATCGAGCGCCATCACGCGTTTGCGCGGGCCTTCCGTGTCGAGCTTCCAATAGCTGCTGCCGCCGCTGACGATTCCAAAGTAGCGATCGAACCCGCGTTTGCGTGGCCAGTGGTCCGGCGCCTCGCCCACGTGCCACTTGCCCGACATGTACGTCCTGTATCCCGCGGGGCGCAGCAACTCGGCAATCGTCGCGCAGTTCTTGTTGAGATATCCTTGATACGGACCCTGCGGACGGTTCTGTTCCGGAAAGCTGACCATACCGCCCATGCCGGCCTGATGCGGATAGAGGCCCGTTAATAGCGCCGCGCGAGTGGGACAGCACCGTGCCGAGTTGTACGCCTGCGTGAAACGCAACCCCTCGGACGCCATGCGGTCGAGGTTAGGAGTATGGATTTCCGACCCGTAGCACCCGAGATCGGAAAAGCCCATGTCGTCCGCCATGATGATGACGATGTTCGGGCGCGTCGATCTCGCTTGCGCCCCATCAGTCGTCAGTCCCAACGCCGTCGCCGCCGCGATGCCCGCACTACGTCCGATAAACTGTCTGCGCGTGATCATGGGTCGCCCTCCCCACTATCCGGTGGGCGCCAGCATACACGCACTTCAACTCAAACACGTAATTAACGTTCTCTTCGTGCTCATAATTGCCTCGTTACCAAGCTCTGCTTGGTAACGCGCTCTTGAAAAGCTCCGCTTTGCTCTTACCTCCGAATGCCGTGGTATGACCGAACCCTCGATTACGAGCACGATTACGAGCACGAGCACGAAGATGAACTGCCCTGGAATGTCCAATTACTGCGCGATACTGAACAGCGCGTCGAGCATCCGGTCCGTCACCGTGATGACGCGCGCGGACGCCTCGTAGGCGCGTTGATACAGCAGCAGGTTTGTGACTTCCTCGTCGAGGTTCACGCCGGACACTTCCTGCCGCCGCGCCTCTAGATTCAGCAGGAACTGCTCGTCGACTGCCAGACTGTCGTTCGCTGCGCGCGAGTCAATCCCCAGTCCAGCTACGGTTGATTGATAAAAGTCGCTGATCGTCGCCGTGCCGCTATCGAGCACGAGCGCGGTGCGCAACGCCGCCATCTGTAACGCCGCTTCGTTGTCGCCGGTATTCAACACATCGTCGCTGAACGACGACGTGATCCAATCCGGGTTCGCTTCGAGGTCGGGATTCACGCCGATGCTGCGCGCGTCGCGCCCGGTGAAGAATCCGTTGATGCCCAGTGCCGGGAGCACGTTGGTGGAATCGTTCGCGAACGAGAACGTGAAGCCCGCGTTCGCGCCGAGGCTAATCTGCTGCCCGGAAACGCTCGCGGAGAAATTCGGGACCGCGTTCAACGCCGTCGCCAGATCGTTGAGCGTCGTTGTCGCCGTGATCGTAATCGTCGTCGTCGTGGGCGCGCCCGTGTTGTCGTAGACGACGACGTCGAAGGTGCCGGGCGTGACGGTGAACGGAAGCCCCGCCGAGACCAGCGCCGTGCCCGCGCCGGTCACGTTATTCGTGCTCGTGATCGTGCCGGACAAGTTCTGCGTGCCGTTGCCCTGGCTATGAATGCGGTTAATCTGTTCGATCAGCGCCGCGGCGATCTGATCGATCTCGTCATCCAGCCCGGGAATGACCGTATCGCGGATGTGCAGCGCGCCGAAAACTTCGCCATTGGTGACGTCCACCAGCGCGTTGTTGTCCGCGAACCGCAGCTCGACGAGATCGTTGCGTTCCGGGTCTAGCGCGGGATTCCGGAACGCGATGATGTCGCGCGCGCCGGACGAATCGACCAGCACGTCCGCGCCAATCTGGATGTGGAGTTGCCCGCTGCTGTCCTCGCGCGAGCTGATGTTGATGATGCGCGACAGTTCGTCTACCAGCACGCCACGCTGGTCGCGCAGGCCGCTCGCGTTTGCGCCGCCCCCCTCCGCAAGCCGAATCTGGCGGTTCAAGTCCACGATGCGGTCCGCGAGCGAATTGATCTCGGGGACGAGGTTCCGCACTTCCTCGTTGGCGTTCGTGCGGAGTTGATCGAAGCGTCCAATGAGGCCGGTCAAGCTGCCGGCCATGGCGTTTGCTTCCGAGATAAGCGCCTCGCGCACAGGGGGCGATTCGACGTTGTTCGCAAAGTCGTTCAGCGCGTCGAAGAACCGATCGAGCCGCGACCCAAAGCCATTCTCCGACGGCTCGAGAAATACGTCCTCCAGCAGATTGAAATATTGCGTCTGGACACTCGAACTGCCCAGGTTGGGCGCCTGCCCTTGGTAGGCCTGGTCAAGGAAGGCGTCCCGGATGCGCTGTATATTGGCGACGTCCACGCCGCGCCCGATCGGCCCCACAGCGGTCAACGCCGGGAACCGTTCCTCGAGAAGCGCGCGCTGACGCGAGAACCCCGGCGTGTTCACGTTGGCAATGTTGTTGCCCGTCACGTCAAGCTGAATCTGCGCCGCGGCCATTCCCGACCGCGCGATATCGAGCGCGCTGAACAAACTACCCACTGAATCCTCCCGAGTGCGGACTGCCCTGGACGCATTCCGTCGCAGCCAACGGTGCAATCCGCATACCCATTTATCGGCGAGGAAAGTTGGGGGCTTGAGGTCTTTTCATAAGGGTTTGAACGAACATTTTATTGAACATTCATAAGTAATTATGAATATTATACTTACGTATGCTGCACGCGCCTCCGATCTCGCCCAATGCGCTGCAAACCACGCCTCATTTGACGCGAATCAGGGTCGCTCCACCCGGCATTGCTTTCCCCAAGGAGAGGAAAATGTGTCGGGCGACCCGGCCACGGACAGCCTTCGCCGGCTCTGGCGCCTTCGCGTCGGGGAGTACCACCATCCCAAGAGAGCCAGTTCTCGCGAGCGGGGCAGCGCCAACTGTGAATAGGTGCCGCATCGTACGCCGTGCGCTGAAAGCGCACCGCTCAAGTTTTCATAATCTCAGGGTAAACTCTGTTCGTGACGACTCGTAATCGAACATTCGAGCTCCTGCAAAACTTCTATAGGCGCTCGACTTTTCGAACGAATTTGGGATTCATGACACTAGTTCGCGGTAGGTTGCGCTGTTCGGGACGCCGGGCTACGACTCTCAAGGTCACTGTTGGAGGCGCGGCGTAGTGGATAGCCGGATTCAAATCGATGCAGACATCTGCCATGGAAAGCCCGTGATCCGCGGCGCCCGCTTACCCGTCGCGCTTATACTCGGAAGCCTGGCGAGCGGCATGACCTGCGACGAGATTCAGGAAGATTACGAGTTGAAGCGCGAGGACATGCTCGCGGCATTGTGTTTCGCGGAGAATGGCGTCGAGCAGGATGAGTTATACTTGTCGACCAGGTAGCGCGGCCATGCGGTTCCTGATTGATGCCAACATGCCTCGTGCTGCAAAAACCGTTTCCGCTCCGCAGGTTGCATGCTGCATTGACAAATTGGAAGTCTTCCACCCCGTTCGTGTATCAATTATCCTCCCGCTTTGTGAGTCGCAAACGAAAGGCGTACAGGTCCCCGCATGACGGTTTGGCAGGTGAATTGGTACTCGATTTTTGCCTACGCGCTGGGGGTTTCCTTCGTTCTTTCTGCGGTGCTCACGCATATCGTCCGCAAGCTCGCCATCCGTTGGAACGTGCTCGATCACCCCGGCGAGCGCAAGATGCAGTCCGAACCCGTCCCGCTCCTCGGCGGCGTCGCCATCGCCCTCACCTTCTTCCTCGTCATCGTCGGCAACATGCTTATTCTGCTGCCCGCGCAACGTCTCGACTGGGACTGGCTCCAGGCCAACGTGCTGTCCTTCCTCGGCACCGAACAAGACGCCGTCTGGAAACTTGCCGGCGTCTTCCTCGGCGGCATCGTCATCGTTGCCGTCGGCGTCATTGACGATCTCTACGCGTTGCGCCCGGAGAAAAAACTCGTCGGCCAGATTCTTTCCGCGCTGTTGCTGGTCCTCTGCGGCGTGCGCTTCGACTTTCTCAACGACGTGATCGGCGTGCACCCCATTATCTCCGGCGCGGTCACCATGGTCTGGATCGTCATGATGACCAACGCACTCAATTTCCTCGACAACATGGACGGCCTCTGCGCGGGCGTCTCCGCGATCGCGGGCCTCGCATTCTTCGCATGCGTCCTGCCCACGCACCAGACCTTTGTCTGCGTGCTGCTCATGGTCTTCGTCGGCTCAGTGTCCGGCTTTCTCTACCATAACTTCAGCCCCGCGCGAATCTTCATGGGCGACGCCGGCGCCATGTTCTGCGGCTACATCCTCGCGACGGTCGCCGTGCTCGGCACCTTCTACTCGGCGAACGTGACTCCGTCGCGCATTGCGCTCGCCGCGCCGCTGCTTGCCCTCAGCGTGCCCGTGTTCGACACCGTCAGCGTCGTCTACATCCGCTGGCGGCGCGGCGAATCGATCATGAAAGGCGACAAACGGCACTTCTCGCACCGCCTCGTCGAAGTCGGCATGACCCCGCGCCAGGCGGTCGAGTTCATTTACCTCGTCGGCCTCGTCACCGGACTCGGCGCGGCCCTCTTACCGCACGTCGATTTCACCGGTACAATCATCGTGCTGGCCCAGGCCGTCGGCGTATACTTGCTCATCGTGCTGCTCATGAACTCCGGAAACGGCAAGAAGCGCGCCCCATGACCGTGCCGACAAAATCCGCGCCGCGCGAAGGCATCCTGAAATCGCTTCCGCCTATCGAGGAACTCGTCCTCGCGGTCGGTGTCGGCTTGATCGT
The DNA window shown above is from Candidatus Hydrogenedentota bacterium and carries:
- a CDS encoding arylsulfatase, with amino-acid sequence MITRRQFIGRSAGIAAATALGLTTDGAQARSTRPNIVIIMADDMGFSDLGCYGSEIHTPNLDRMASEGLRFTQAYNSARCCPTRAALLTGLYPHQAGMGGMVSFPEQNRPQGPYQGYLNKNCATIAELLRPAGYRTYMSGKWHVGEAPDHWPRKRGFDRYFGIVSGGSSYWKLDTEGPRKRVMALDDESYVPSGDTFYMTDAFTDYAVKFVEEHSSAEQPFFLYLAYTAPHWPIHAWPEDIEKYRGVYDIGWDELRARRHERMIELGIVNKKWPLSPRDPEVPAWADVSDREDRALRMAVYAAMIDRMDQGIGRVMESLRKTGADDNTLVLFLSDNGGCHEMVLDSPLHTPGTRAGERGSFLAYQRPWANASNTPFRMFKHWTHEGGIATPLIARWPGEIRQHGELTKQVAHVTDLMPTCLDLADAAYPDSYEGNSLAPLPGSSIAPILRGKKREQREHLYWEHEGSKAIREGKWKLVSAVNRDWELFNLEADRTELNDLKRKEPRRAEAMLARWNKWADAIGAKR
- a CDS encoding alkaline phosphatase D family protein, which produces MRIVLLALFVAAAAVEHNGPYLATGVKIGEVTDTSAIVWTRLTSTKDRIAEGGPNPIVKYRDPRTGETSEEDTGRNRAPVVEFPNGVTVDELDGAAPGHAGQMRVAYREQGLREWTETGWQSVDSQRDFTNQIKLENLKANTRYELRVDARAMDGTSPLSSISARFKTAPAKNATVPVTFTVTTGTEYNDKDAPDGFRMYAAMLKLNPDFFVHTGDILYYDVLAKSLPLARWHWQRMYSLPTNVEFHKQVPSYFIKDDHDTWQNDCWPTMESKFMGDFTFAQGQAVFLEQVPMGEKTYRTVRWGKDLQVWFVEGRDFRSPNDMPDGPDKTIWGKEQKEWFKRTVSESDAAFRVLVSPTPIVGPDRSAKNDNHANAGFKHEGDELRAFMAAQRNMVVVCGDRHWQYVSVDPVTGLREYSCGPASDAHAGGWPKDDKRPEHKYLNVIGGFLSVTVNREDEKPVLAAQHYSVDGIMLNEDRFDTGQ
- the flgK gene encoding flagellar hook-associated protein FlgK — translated: MGSLFSALDIARSGMAAAQIQLDVTGNNIANVNTPGFSRQRALLEERFPALTAVGPIGRGVDVANIQRIRDAFLDQAYQGQAPNLGSSSVQTQYFNLLEDVFLEPSENGFGSRLDRFFDALNDFANNVESPPVREALISEANAMAGSLTGLIGRFDQLRTNANEEVRNLVPEINSLADRIVDLNRQIRLAEGGGANASGLRDQRGVLVDELSRIINISSREDSSGQLHIQIGADVLVDSSGARDIIAFRNPALDPERNDLVELRFADNNALVDVTNGEVFGALHIRDTVIPGLDDEIDQIAAALIEQINRIHSQGNGTQNLSGTITSTNNVTGAGTALVSAGLPFTVTPGTFDVVVYDNTGAPTTTTITITATTTLNDLATALNAVPNFSASVSGQQISLGANAGFTFSFANDSTNVLPALGINGFFTGRDARSIGVNPDLEANPDWITSSFSDDVLNTGDNEAALQMAALRTALVLDSGTATISDFYQSTVAGLGIDSRAANDSLAVDEQFLLNLEARRQEVSGVNLDEEVTNLLLYQRAYEASARVITVTDRMLDALFSIAQ
- a CDS encoding DUF1593 domain-containing protein encodes the protein MDSAKPNRVFAETDRVDTQPLFYCILNSRGRANATRRLVSDWDGRRVRRASPLRYVAAACALWVVACAAHAGVLPILKRGAVNGDRCRVIVSTDIGGSDPDDFQSMVHFLVYADLFDVEGLISSPPKQGRATHIHKTVDAYERDYPNLVQWSTAYPSPGQLRAVVKQGAIDPAPEQGFSQPTEGSRWIAARAGAGDARPLYVLVWGSITDVAQAVHDDPAIKRNLRVYSIGSWNTSNDRAARDYLFREHIDLWWIESDTTFRGMYVGGNQEGEWGNKSFLETHVRGHGALGDFLVTKLGAIKMGDSPSVLYLLSGDPNDPAAPHWGGSFVKTDHGPNYWTDSQDAALQEGKYPGAKTVNAWRERFLTDWRDRMDRAAGRAR
- a CDS encoding right-handed parallel beta-helix repeat-containing protein; translation: MKAFRMPSTVAWWFMAALCAYAATENVVATIQPEPDGVAQLRNALEAIRTNNTDMQGDIIIEIADGTLSIDTPFLLDESCSGANGHNVIFRAASGAKPVISRGTRIENWTEDEHGRWRAPLNGKRVRQLFVNDVRAQRARGPFPEGAERYGNLKAIDADAGFIVPNGEMAQWRNPSEIVFGFFNSWSHMTCDVAAIAADPDGRARVRMRMPAFMLMSRKEGVRAEMPAYIENAIEVLDEPGEWYADASTGAVYYMPRAGEDMTSASAVITGNDELLHIGGRSDERAHHIRFEGITFAEAAANDPDTGGHADVQANFVITTENSYERDGYLVNLHNEYIKPRAAIVVGAASDIVFDGCTFTRIGGAALNLDAAQKASDVATQDVTIRNCTFFDIGGSAIQVGDVNRYAHHPLDDEHVVRNIRIENCRIHNIGSEYEDSVAVFAGYVQKVEIIGNEMHDLPYSGISIGWGWGEEDAGGSTYPIPYIYESPTPASDNRIANNHIYRVMQKRLDGGGIYTLGNQPGTIIEGNHIHDNKGWPGGIYLDEGSGFIEVRNNRVYNVPTPMNFNNRNQDRIETCNVHDNDFAEPQAK
- a CDS encoding DUF433 domain-containing protein, whose protein sequence is MFGTPGYDSQGHCWRRGVVDSRIQIDADICHGKPVIRGARLPVALILGSLASGMTCDEIQEDYELKREDMLAALCFAENGVEQDELYLSTR